TGGCCACGAACAGTCCGCCCGCTTTGAGTCGATCTGTGATGCTGCTAATGGCGGATGCCAATGCTTCGGCAGAGAGCATATGCGGAAGTGCATTATCCATCACAATGATAATGTCGAATTGTTCATCGAAGGTATCTGCCAAGGCGCAGAAGTCGGCTTTTTCGAATCGAATATGTACACGGTTCTCATCAGCACGCTTTTTCGCTTCTGCTATCTCATTTTCACTGATATCAGAGGAAGTCACATCATAGCCGAGAGCGGCAAGTCCGATCGACTGCGTGCCGATCCCACAGGCACAGTCGAGGATCTTTGCCGATCTGTCGAACCCATTATCGTGGAAAAGCTTATCCAGCAAAACGGCTTGTTCACGTGTTGTCGCTTGCCAGTCAGAGAACAGCTTATCATATGTTGCAGCCAAGTTATTATAAAAAGTCTGCGTAATGTCCATCGTCATATCCCCCTTGTTAAAATAAATTAGTCAAATACATCCGCTTTCTATGAGTATATCATAGGGGATAGATGCTTACAAGAAACGCCACAGCAAGTTTATCGCTGTGGCGCAGATGATTCTGATGGATATTATAATGCTTTGACTTCTTCCATCACTTTTTTGAAAGCTGGAAGTGCATTTTTTGCCGTATCATGCGATACGCAGTAAGCGATGCGGACGAAACCCGGACAACCGAAGGATGTTCCCGGAACGATAAGGAGGTTATATTTTTTTGCCATTTGGCAGAAGGCGATATCGTCAGCAATAGGAGATTTCATGAAGAGATAGAAGGCACCTTCCGGTTTGATGCACTCGTAGCCGTACGACAAGAGATTTGTGTAGAGAAGTTCGCGGTTAGCGTTATATGCTTCAATGTTCGGCGTGATGTCAACATCGAGGCAACGCGATACGACTCGTTGGAAGAGCGACGGTGCATTGACGAAACCAAGGATTC
This genomic stretch from Selenomonadales bacterium harbors:
- a CDS encoding class I SAM-dependent methyltransferase, whose protein sequence is MDITQTFYNNLAATYDKLFSDWQATTREQAVLLDKLFHDNGFDRSAKILDCACGIGTQSIGLAALGYDVTSSDISENEIAEAKKRADENRVHIRFEKADFCALADTFDEQFDIIIVMDNALPHMLSAEALASAISSITDRLKAGGLFVASIRDYDTLLLDKPPYSPPYIHKTNDGQRVSFQTWNWNGDHYHLTQYIIDDESALGISKFECEYRATRREELTKLLLDNGCSNVSWKMPEETGFYQPIVIAMK